In one window of Micromonospora cathayae DNA:
- a CDS encoding GH1 family beta-glucosidase, producing the protein MSIVTRRRLHHRAASAGAATTAGADLTATPVAPAGPGTAPDTADPADPASATVDDADPDRHSDTDGRLGLRFPPDFGWGAATSAYQVEGAAKDDGRGESVWDTFSRTPGRTHGGDTGDVAADHYHRYPTDLDLMRDIGLRSYRFSIAWPRVQPDGSGAPNQRGLDFYRRLVDGLHDRGITPMATLFHWDLPQALQDTGGWENRDTAYRFADYARAVFDALGAQVPVWLTVNEPKTVVQNGYIIGHHAPGRQDPDAAYLVAHHLHLAHGLAVAQLRDTGSTSRIGPALNLHPCYPADDSPASVAAARLYDGYENRLYLDPVFTGSYPADVLADLGPDSRLARGIHDGDLETISAPVDLLAVQYYTPIYVTATGGTERRWPTSVATWQQIFPEGMYDILTRVTRDYGPVPITVTENGLPTPDALAADGTVDDAGRVAFLRDHLAAAHRAIAAGVPLESYHVWSLLDNFEWEQGYDQRWGLIYVDYPTQRRVLKSSAHWYRRVIADNAI; encoded by the coding sequence CCGGCGGCGCCTGCACCACCGCGCCGCCTCCGCCGGCGCCGCCACCACCGCCGGAGCCGACCTGACCGCGACCCCGGTCGCCCCGGCGGGCCCGGGCACCGCCCCGGACACCGCCGACCCGGCGGATCCGGCCAGCGCCACGGTCGACGACGCCGACCCCGACCGGCACAGCGACACCGACGGACGACTCGGACTGCGCTTCCCGCCCGACTTCGGCTGGGGCGCGGCGACCTCGGCCTACCAGGTCGAGGGCGCGGCCAAGGACGACGGGCGCGGCGAGTCCGTCTGGGACACCTTCAGCCGTACCCCCGGGCGCACCCACGGCGGCGACACCGGCGACGTGGCCGCCGACCACTACCACCGCTACCCCACCGACCTCGACCTGATGCGCGACATCGGGCTGCGCAGCTACCGCTTCTCCATCGCCTGGCCCCGGGTGCAGCCCGACGGCAGCGGCGCGCCGAACCAGCGCGGCCTGGACTTCTACCGCCGCCTGGTCGACGGCCTGCACGACCGCGGCATCACCCCGATGGCCACCCTGTTCCACTGGGACCTGCCGCAGGCCCTCCAGGACACCGGCGGCTGGGAGAACCGGGACACCGCGTACCGTTTCGCCGACTACGCCCGCGCCGTCTTCGACGCCCTCGGCGCGCAGGTGCCCGTCTGGCTCACCGTCAACGAACCCAAGACCGTGGTCCAGAACGGCTACATCATCGGCCACCACGCCCCCGGCCGGCAGGACCCGGACGCGGCGTACCTGGTCGCCCACCACCTGCATCTCGCCCACGGTCTCGCCGTCGCCCAACTGCGCGACACCGGCAGCACCAGCCGGATCGGCCCCGCCCTCAACCTGCACCCGTGCTACCCGGCCGACGACTCCCCCGCCAGCGTCGCCGCGGCCCGCCTCTACGACGGGTACGAGAACCGCCTCTACCTCGACCCGGTCTTCACCGGCAGCTACCCGGCCGACGTGCTGGCAGACCTCGGCCCGGACAGCCGCCTCGCCCGGGGCATCCACGACGGCGACCTGGAGACCATCTCCGCCCCGGTGGACCTGCTCGCGGTGCAGTACTACACCCCGATCTACGTCACCGCCACCGGCGGCACCGAGCGGCGCTGGCCCACCTCGGTCGCCACCTGGCAGCAGATCTTCCCGGAGGGGATGTACGACATCCTCACCCGGGTCACCCGCGACTACGGCCCGGTGCCGATCACCGTCACCGAGAACGGGCTGCCCACCCCCGACGCCCTCGCCGCCGACGGCACGGTCGACGACGCCGGCCGGGTCGCCTTCCTCCGCGACCACCTGGCCGCCGCGCACCGGGCGATCGCCGCCGGCGTGCCCCTGGAGAGCTACCACGTCTGGTCGCTGCTGGACAACTTCGAGTGGGAGCAGGGCTACGACCAGCGCTGGGGCCTCATCTACGTGGACTACCCCACCCAGCGGCGGGTGCTCAAGAGCAGCGCGCACTGGTACCGCCGGGTGATCGCCGACAACGCGATCTGA
- a CDS encoding roadblock/LC7 domain-containing protein, translating into MSQEARDLSWLVSAFTERVPGVAHAIVVSSDGLLVAISDHLPRDHADKLAAVTSGLMSITAGAAQMFDGDIVKQTVVEMGRGYFLVMQIRDGSILATLAAGDADIGVVGYEMARLAKQAGEMLTPALRAELQQALPR; encoded by the coding sequence CTGAGTCAAGAGGCGCGGGACCTGAGCTGGCTGGTCAGCGCGTTCACCGAGCGGGTACCGGGTGTCGCGCACGCCATCGTGGTCTCGTCCGACGGGCTGCTGGTGGCGATCTCCGACCACCTGCCGCGCGATCACGCGGACAAGCTGGCCGCGGTGACCTCCGGGCTGATGAGCATCACCGCCGGTGCGGCGCAGATGTTCGACGGCGACATCGTCAAGCAGACGGTGGTGGAGATGGGGCGGGGCTACTTCCTCGTCATGCAGATCCGCGACGGCTCGATCCTGGCGACCCTGGCGGCGGGCGACGCGGACATCGGCGTGGTCGGGTACGAGATGGCCCGGTTGGCGAAGCAGGCCGGCGAGATGCTGACCCCCGCGTTGCGGGCGGAGTTGCAGCAGGCGCTGCCGCGCTGA
- a CDS encoding sensor histidine kinase: protein MSGHRRRRLDVRVVPHRRRSPFRLRDWRMRTKLAAVLIIPSVAFLVLAGVQARGLVGQAGVLNDFAQQVAIGREITAAVHQLQQERDRSAGELAGLRTGSGETVRTDPVVALKPLQTATDEAMQRLRQAAEPLADSDAAWRVSYSEVLEAYDQVVYIRSAVGPGVLSSDAVLTNYHRLIDELLNLLAEPSPGPDAPALSDAVLRYVQLARVKELSSRIRAQLYVAARTGRYGVEDQVLLTDLRAQQLTALGAFRIAATADQIRRYDRTTVDPAFVSATKLEEQSLPVGGAEPAVLPATQWWAASEQRHELLRQVEAGVLADAVTQADQARGAQLRQTLLVVGGIVAVLLVALLISVLIGRSIARSMRLLRGQALRIAQLELPDTLDRLRTVTGGVPEIEVAPAVVRSLDEIGELAEAFVAVHRSAVSVAVEQATMRRNVNLMFVNLARRSQVLVERQLELLDDLERDESDPDQLENLFKLDHLAARMRRNDESLLVLSGSESSRRWNRPIGLSSVLLAAGAEIEQYQRVRHDSVADLYVVGHAVGELVHLLAELLENATAFSRPDTVVRVTARAADGGAVIEIADQGLGMSPAALEQTNRLLASPPAADVAASERMGLFVVGHLAARHAIEVRLHGGQDGVVARVTLPAALLAAAPERELRAPASRRMLTAALAGAAGRAAVASRGGATGTAQVARRAGGGSPAGPPTVPAGSPTAPVGPPSTAAVRPSTAAGPAGVPDGAAPGSVPNGAGPAGRPGPAGATVRPGPGGAVGPPAPDGGALGLPVAGRRPGGPRPVPTRAEDVLAPASGEPPAAAGSTWWSRKGPSPSAAGPVPAAPTPPATPVTGGVNERGLPVRVPMAQLAAVTQSARPAAPSPRHDPDPEAVGGMLSRLYRGVRRAEAEDDTREISLSDDTREMPVPPTGVRSEGDKH from the coding sequence GTGTCCGGGCACCGTCGGCGCCGGCTCGACGTCCGGGTGGTGCCGCACCGCCGACGGTCCCCGTTCCGGCTGCGGGACTGGCGGATGCGGACCAAGCTGGCGGCTGTCCTGATCATCCCGTCGGTGGCGTTCCTGGTGCTGGCCGGCGTGCAGGCCCGGGGGCTGGTCGGTCAGGCGGGGGTGCTCAACGACTTCGCCCAGCAGGTCGCGATCGGCCGGGAGATCACCGCCGCGGTGCACCAGCTCCAGCAGGAACGGGACCGGTCCGCCGGGGAACTGGCCGGGCTGCGTACCGGGTCCGGGGAGACGGTCCGGACCGACCCGGTGGTGGCGCTGAAGCCGTTGCAGACCGCCACCGACGAGGCGATGCAGCGGCTGCGGCAGGCGGCCGAGCCGCTGGCCGACTCGGACGCCGCCTGGCGGGTGTCGTACTCGGAGGTGCTGGAGGCGTACGACCAGGTCGTCTACATCCGTTCGGCGGTCGGGCCGGGGGTGTTGAGCAGCGACGCGGTGCTGACCAACTACCACCGGCTCATCGACGAGCTGCTCAACCTGCTGGCCGAGCCGTCCCCGGGTCCGGACGCGCCGGCGCTCAGTGACGCGGTGCTGCGGTACGTGCAGCTGGCCCGGGTGAAGGAGTTGTCGTCCCGGATCCGGGCCCAGCTCTACGTGGCCGCCCGCACCGGCCGGTACGGGGTGGAGGACCAGGTCCTGCTGACCGACCTGCGGGCGCAGCAGTTGACCGCCCTGGGCGCGTTCCGGATCGCGGCCACCGCCGACCAGATCCGCCGCTACGACCGGACCACGGTGGACCCGGCGTTCGTGTCGGCGACCAAACTGGAGGAGCAGAGCCTGCCGGTGGGCGGGGCCGAGCCGGCGGTGCTGCCCGCGACCCAGTGGTGGGCGGCCAGCGAGCAGCGGCACGAGTTGCTGCGGCAGGTCGAGGCGGGGGTGCTCGCCGACGCGGTCACCCAGGCCGACCAGGCGCGGGGCGCGCAGCTGCGGCAGACCCTGCTGGTGGTCGGCGGCATCGTCGCGGTGCTGCTGGTGGCGTTGCTGATCTCGGTGCTGATCGGCCGGTCGATCGCCCGGTCGATGCGGCTGCTGCGCGGGCAGGCGTTGCGGATCGCGCAACTCGAACTCCCCGACACCCTGGACCGGCTCCGTACGGTGACCGGCGGGGTTCCGGAGATCGAGGTCGCGCCGGCGGTGGTCCGGTCGCTGGACGAGATCGGCGAGCTGGCCGAGGCGTTCGTCGCGGTGCACCGCAGTGCGGTCAGCGTCGCGGTGGAGCAGGCGACGATGCGCCGCAACGTCAACCTGATGTTCGTCAACCTGGCCCGGCGCAGCCAGGTGCTGGTCGAGCGGCAGCTGGAGCTGCTGGACGACCTGGAGCGGGACGAGAGCGACCCGGACCAGCTGGAGAACCTGTTCAAGCTGGACCACCTCGCCGCCCGGATGCGCCGCAACGACGAGAGCCTGCTGGTGCTGTCCGGTTCGGAGTCCAGCCGCCGGTGGAACCGGCCGATCGGCCTGTCCTCGGTGCTGCTCGCCGCCGGCGCCGAGATCGAGCAGTACCAGCGGGTACGGCACGACTCGGTGGCCGACCTGTACGTCGTCGGGCACGCGGTGGGTGAGCTGGTGCACCTGCTGGCCGAGCTGCTGGAGAACGCCACCGCCTTCTCCCGGCCGGACACGGTGGTGCGGGTGACGGCCCGGGCGGCCGACGGTGGCGCGGTCATCGAGATCGCCGACCAGGGGTTGGGGATGAGCCCCGCGGCACTGGAGCAGACCAACCGGTTGCTGGCGAGCCCGCCGGCTGCCGACGTGGCGGCGTCCGAGCGGATGGGTCTGTTCGTGGTGGGGCACCTGGCGGCCCGGCACGCGATCGAGGTGCGGCTGCACGGCGGGCAGGACGGGGTGGTGGCCCGGGTGACCCTGCCGGCGGCGCTGCTGGCGGCGGCCCCGGAGCGGGAGCTGCGGGCCCCGGCGTCGCGGCGGATGTTGACCGCCGCGCTGGCCGGTGCCGCCGGTCGGGCCGCGGTGGCATCCCGGGGTGGGGCCACCGGCACCGCCCAGGTGGCCCGCCGCGCCGGTGGTGGTTCGCCGGCCGGCCCGCCCACCGTTCCGGCTGGTTCGCCGACCGCCCCGGTGGGTCCGCCGTCGACCGCGGCGGTCCGTCCGTCGACCGCCGCCGGTCCGGCGGGGGTGCCGGACGGTGCCGCCCCGGGAAGCGTGCCGAACGGTGCCGGCCCGGCCGGACGGCCGGGTCCGGCGGGTGCCACGGTCCGGCCGGGTCCGGGCGGTGCGGTGGGCCCGCCGGCCCCGGACGGCGGTGCGCTGGGACTGCCGGTGGCCGGTCGGCGGCCGGGTGGACCGCGACCGGTGCCGACGCGGGCCGAGGACGTGCTCGCCCCGGCGTCCGGGGAACCGCCGGCCGCGGCGGGCAGCACCTGGTGGTCGCGGAAGGGCCCGTCGCCGTCGGCGGCCGGTCCGGTGCCGGCCGCGCCGACGCCGCCGGCCACTCCGGTCACCGGGGGCGTGAACGAGCGCGGGCTGCCGGTGCGGGTGCCGATGGCGCAGTTGGCGGCGGTGACCCAGTCGGCGCGACCGGCCGCGCCGTCGCCCCGGCACGACCCGGACCCGGAGGCCGTCGGAGGCATGCTGTCCCGGCTCTACCGGGGGGTGCGCCGCGCCGAGGCGGAGGACGACACCAGGGAGATCTCCCTGTCGGATGACACCAGGGAAATGCCCGTGCCACCGACCGGGGTGCGCAGCGAAGGGGACAAACATTGA
- a CDS encoding FGGY family carbohydrate kinase translates to MKILALDLGTSSVRGLVLDERTVPLPGALARRKMRLAVGDDGAGTLDGPGYLACLVECLDELAAAGHLRDVTLVAISAQWHSVLPVDAAGTPLGPVLTWLDTRPEPSDDHPGPADPDAFHQRTGTWWHRCYWSARLPWLRARVPAARFVGLAEYVLGALLGTVPMSVSQASGTGLLDLRTLDWDAEACELAGVRAGELPALAPPDWRGRLLPEFARRWPGLAGAAWTAPIGDGAASNVGSGCVDARRAAVTVGTSSAVRLLQPAPAGAPLPPLPQRLWRYRVDHDHVVTGAAYSSGGNLFAWANRELRLPSGAELDAALAEVPPDGGVPADPRFGGDRPPGRAPAGSGRLDGLSLSTSAVEILAGLMAGVCARVADDLAVIESTVAHPVEVVLGGGAVTASAWWRGAFAAALAPRSVRHQPNPEIGATGAALVALGRTAGAGA, encoded by the coding sequence ATGAAGATTCTCGCTCTCGACCTGGGCACCTCGTCGGTGCGTGGGCTGGTGCTGGACGAGCGGACCGTGCCGCTGCCCGGCGCCCTGGCCCGGCGCAAGATGCGGCTGGCGGTCGGTGACGACGGGGCCGGCACCCTGGACGGCCCCGGCTACCTGGCCTGCCTCGTCGAGTGCCTGGACGAGCTGGCCGCCGCCGGGCACCTGCGGGACGTGACGCTGGTGGCCATCTCGGCCCAGTGGCACTCGGTGCTGCCGGTCGACGCCGCCGGTACCCCGCTCGGTCCGGTGCTGACCTGGCTGGACACCCGGCCCGAGCCGTCCGACGACCATCCCGGCCCGGCCGACCCGGACGCCTTCCACCAGCGCACCGGCACCTGGTGGCACCGCTGCTACTGGTCGGCGCGGCTACCCTGGCTGCGGGCGCGGGTGCCGGCGGCCCGGTTCGTCGGGCTGGCCGAGTACGTGCTGGGCGCGCTGCTCGGCACGGTCCCGATGTCGGTGTCCCAGGCGTCCGGTACCGGCCTGCTCGACCTGCGCACCCTGGACTGGGACGCCGAGGCGTGCGAGCTGGCCGGGGTACGGGCCGGGGAACTGCCGGCGCTGGCCCCGCCCGACTGGCGGGGCCGGCTGCTGCCGGAGTTCGCCCGCCGCTGGCCGGGGCTGGCCGGGGCGGCGTGGACCGCCCCGATCGGCGACGGCGCGGCCTCCAACGTCGGCTCGGGGTGCGTCGACGCCCGCCGGGCCGCGGTGACCGTCGGCACCTCCTCGGCGGTACGGCTGCTCCAGCCGGCCCCGGCGGGCGCGCCGCTGCCGCCGCTGCCGCAGCGGCTGTGGCGGTACCGGGTCGACCACGACCACGTGGTGACCGGAGCGGCGTACTCCTCCGGGGGCAACCTGTTCGCCTGGGCCAACCGGGAGCTGCGGCTGCCGTCGGGCGCGGAGCTGGACGCCGCGCTGGCCGAGGTGCCGCCGGACGGCGGGGTGCCGGCCGATCCCCGGTTCGGTGGGGACCGTCCGCCGGGCCGCGCGCCCGCCGGGTCGGGACGGCTGGACGGGCTGAGCCTGTCCACCTCCGCGGTGGAGATCCTGGCCGGGCTGATGGCCGGGGTCTGCGCCCGGGTGGCCGACGATCTCGCCGTGATCGAGTCGACCGTGGCGCATCCGGTGGAGGTGGTGCTCGGTGGGGGAGCGGTGACCGCGTCGGCCTGGTGGCGGGGGGCGTTCGCCGCGGCGCTGGCCCCCCGGTCGGTCCGGCACCAGCCGAACCCGGAGATCGGTGCGACGGGTGCCGCGCTCGTCGCGCTGGGTAGGACCGCCGGGGCGGGGGCGTGA
- the wrbA gene encoding NAD(P)H:quinone oxidoreductase — protein sequence MDDRTKVAVIYYSATGITYQMAQAACEAAGEAGAEVRLRKVRELAPEEAIRSNSGWHAHVLETQDVPEVELDDLSWADVVIMGSPTRYGMISAQLKQFIDSSGPLWAQGALADKVYTAFCSTATAHGGQEATLLSLYTVFYHWGGIVVTPGYTDPSQFVAGNPYGASHTSNNGEIAPDHVALAATALTAKRAVQLASRLRRAPAPA from the coding sequence ATGGACGATCGGACCAAGGTCGCGGTGATCTACTACAGCGCGACCGGCATCACCTACCAGATGGCGCAGGCCGCCTGCGAGGCCGCCGGGGAGGCCGGGGCGGAGGTGCGGCTGCGCAAGGTACGCGAACTGGCCCCCGAGGAGGCGATCCGGTCCAACTCCGGCTGGCACGCGCACGTGCTGGAGACCCAGGACGTCCCGGAGGTGGAACTGGACGACCTGTCCTGGGCGGACGTGGTCATCATGGGTTCGCCCACCCGGTACGGGATGATCTCCGCCCAGCTCAAGCAGTTCATCGACAGCAGCGGGCCACTGTGGGCGCAGGGCGCGCTGGCCGACAAGGTCTACACCGCCTTCTGCTCGACGGCGACCGCGCACGGCGGTCAGGAGGCCACCCTGCTGTCGCTGTACACCGTCTTCTATCACTGGGGTGGCATCGTGGTGACCCCCGGTTACACCGACCCCAGCCAGTTCGTCGCCGGTAACCCCTACGGCGCCTCGCACACCAGCAACAACGGGGAGATCGCCCCGGACCACGTCGCGCTGGCCGCGACCGCGCTGACCGCCAAGCGGGCGGTGCAGCTCGCCAGCCGGCTGCGGCGCGCCCCGGCCCCCGCGTGA
- a CDS encoding GNAT family N-acetyltransferase, giving the protein MLIRDAVAGDWARIWPFLRGIVAAGDTYTWPRDVDEEQARGLWLPPAPARTVVAVDPDGTVLGSAKLLPNQAGPGAHVANASFMVAPAAAGRGVGRALGAHVLDLARAEGYRAMQFNAVVETNTRAVGLWRSLGFEVVGRIPEGFRLPDGRYVDLLVMYRRL; this is encoded by the coding sequence ATGTTGATCAGAGACGCCGTAGCCGGGGACTGGGCGCGCATCTGGCCCTTCCTCCGCGGGATCGTCGCGGCCGGGGACACCTACACCTGGCCCCGGGACGTCGACGAGGAGCAGGCCAGAGGGCTGTGGCTGCCGCCGGCACCGGCCCGTACCGTCGTCGCGGTCGACCCGGACGGCACCGTGCTCGGTTCGGCGAAGCTGCTGCCCAACCAGGCCGGTCCGGGCGCGCACGTCGCCAACGCCAGCTTCATGGTCGCCCCGGCCGCCGCCGGGCGGGGCGTCGGCCGGGCCCTCGGGGCGCACGTGCTCGACCTGGCCCGCGCCGAGGGCTACCGGGCCATGCAGTTCAACGCGGTGGTGGAGACCAACACCCGGGCGGTCGGGCTGTGGCGGTCGCTCGGTTTCGAGGTCGTCGGACGGATCCCGGAGGGCTTCCGGCTCCCCGACGGCCGGTACGTCGACCTGCTGGTGATGTACCGGCGGCTCTGA
- a CDS encoding DUF4190 domain-containing protein — MTTSKRSGSTASPDHPLHARPATAKTSAAAAFGLVFGVAALLSVLTAILASVGLVLGIIGIVLAVVGLRMAARPGVTGRGVAIGGLVLSILAVLLGLALAAGISTFVNNEDAVNRLERRVSDLRDKLNS; from the coding sequence ATGACCACGTCGAAGCGATCCGGTTCCACCGCGTCACCGGACCACCCGCTGCACGCCCGACCCGCCACCGCCAAGACCAGCGCCGCCGCCGCGTTCGGTCTGGTCTTCGGGGTGGCCGCCCTGCTCAGCGTGTTGACCGCGATCCTGGCCTCGGTCGGCCTGGTGCTCGGCATCATCGGCATCGTGCTGGCCGTGGTCGGGCTGCGGATGGCCGCCCGACCCGGGGTGACCGGACGTGGGGTGGCGATCGGCGGGCTGGTGCTGAGCATCCTGGCCGTGCTGCTCGGCCTGGCGTTGGCCGCCGGGATCAGCACCTTCGTCAACAACGAGGACGCGGTGAACCGGCTCGAACGGCGGGTCTCCGACCTGCGTGACAAGCTGAACAGCTGA
- a CDS encoding YsnF/AvaK domain-containing protein translates to MNLTEQQIRSLYGQDVQDRSGARIGSVGQVWADAAGEPTWVSVKTGVMGHHESMAPLTTARMQEGRLTMPYDKATVKSAPTIDAGTDEPLGADQITQLYAHYGMSQQPTPKPGPPPGGPRPGPRPGQQERRTPQDQQELVRSEERLRVGTQSEPAGTARLRKYVVTEDVHTTVPVEHDEVRVERSPVTSADAGDVRPDIGEAERELTLRRERPVVRKDQVPVERVRLARDEVVEDQPVDERVRRERIDADVPEPSRRRA, encoded by the coding sequence GTGAATCTCACCGAACAGCAGATCCGTTCGCTGTACGGCCAGGACGTCCAGGACCGGTCGGGTGCCCGGATCGGCAGCGTGGGCCAGGTGTGGGCCGACGCCGCCGGGGAGCCGACCTGGGTGAGCGTGAAGACGGGCGTGATGGGCCACCACGAGTCGATGGCACCGCTCACCACCGCCCGGATGCAGGAGGGCCGGCTGACGATGCCGTACGACAAGGCGACCGTCAAGAGCGCGCCCACCATCGACGCCGGCACCGACGAGCCGCTCGGCGCGGACCAGATCACCCAGCTGTACGCGCACTACGGCATGTCGCAGCAGCCGACGCCGAAGCCCGGCCCGCCGCCCGGTGGCCCGCGTCCGGGGCCGCGTCCCGGCCAGCAGGAGCGGCGTACCCCGCAGGACCAGCAGGAACTGGTGCGCTCCGAGGAGCGGCTGCGGGTCGGCACGCAGAGCGAGCCGGCGGGCACCGCCCGACTGCGCAAGTACGTGGTCACCGAGGACGTGCACACCACCGTGCCGGTCGAGCACGACGAGGTACGGGTGGAGCGTTCGCCCGTCACCTCCGCCGACGCCGGCGACGTCCGCCCGGACATCGGCGAGGCGGAGCGGGAGCTGACGCTGCGGCGTGAGCGTCCGGTGGTGCGCAAGGACCAGGTGCCGGTCGAGCGGGTCCGGCTGGCCCGCGACGAGGTGGTCGAGGACCAGCCCGTCGACGAGCGGGTCCGCCGGGAGCGGATCGACGCCGACGTGCCGGAGCCGAGCCGCCGCCGCGCCTGA
- a CDS encoding ABC transporter ATP-binding protein translates to MADIVLDKVSKKFPDGTVAVSEVDLEIADGEFVILVGPSGCGKSTTLNMIAGLEDISSGELRIGGQRVNDKAPRDRDIAMVFQSYALYPNMTVRENMAFPLRLAKLDKATIDKKVDDAAKVLELTALLDRKPANLSGGQRQRVAMGRAIVRQPKAFLMDEPLSNLDAKLRVQMRTVVSRLQKQLGTTTVYVTHDQTEAMTLGDRVVIMRGGAIQQVGPPQELYDHPRNLFVAGFIGSPSMNFLHAAVEGGTLRTALGDVPLGDRLRRELEAGDAPRELILGIRPEHFEDAELVDDDTRRRGMEFEAPVDIVESMGSDKYVYFTVEGERASAAELEELAADTGADFAGAGGNLVTRLSAESTVAEGENRRVWFNLEKIHLFDPSNGRNLTLHEGRAAGALAD, encoded by the coding sequence GTGGCAGACATCGTGCTCGACAAGGTGAGCAAGAAGTTCCCCGACGGCACCGTGGCCGTCTCCGAGGTCGACCTGGAGATCGCCGACGGCGAGTTCGTCATCCTGGTCGGCCCGTCCGGGTGCGGGAAGTCCACCACCCTCAACATGATCGCCGGCCTGGAGGACATCAGCTCCGGTGAGCTGCGCATCGGCGGCCAGCGGGTCAACGACAAGGCACCCCGGGACCGGGACATCGCGATGGTGTTCCAGTCGTACGCGCTGTACCCGAACATGACCGTCCGGGAGAACATGGCGTTCCCGCTGCGGCTGGCGAAGCTGGACAAGGCGACCATCGACAAGAAGGTCGACGACGCGGCGAAGGTTCTGGAGCTGACCGCGCTGCTGGACCGCAAACCGGCCAACCTCTCCGGCGGTCAGCGGCAGAGGGTGGCGATGGGACGGGCCATCGTCCGGCAGCCGAAGGCGTTCCTGATGGACGAGCCGCTGTCCAACCTGGACGCCAAGCTGCGGGTGCAGATGCGTACCGTGGTGTCCCGCCTGCAGAAGCAGCTCGGCACCACCACCGTCTACGTCACCCACGACCAGACCGAGGCGATGACCCTCGGCGACCGGGTGGTGATCATGCGGGGTGGCGCGATCCAGCAGGTCGGCCCGCCGCAGGAGCTGTACGACCACCCGCGCAACCTGTTCGTGGCCGGGTTCATCGGCTCGCCGTCGATGAACTTCCTGCACGCCGCCGTCGAGGGCGGAACCCTGCGGACCGCCCTGGGTGACGTGCCGCTCGGCGACCGGCTGCGCCGCGAACTGGAGGCCGGCGACGCGCCCCGGGAACTGATCCTCGGCATCCGGCCGGAGCACTTCGAGGACGCCGAACTGGTCGACGACGACACCCGCCGACGGGGCATGGAGTTCGAGGCGCCGGTCGACATCGTCGAGTCGATGGGATCGGACAAGTACGTCTACTTCACCGTGGAGGGGGAGCGGGCCAGCGCCGCCGAGCTGGAGGAACTGGCCGCCGACACCGGCGCGGACTTCGCCGGGGCGGGCGGCAACCTGGTGACCCGGCTCTCCGCCGAGTCGACCGTGGCCGAGGGGGAGAACCGGCGGGTCTGGTTCAACCTGGAGAAGATCCACCTGTTCGACCCGTCGAACGGGCGCAACCTCACCCTGCACGAGGGCCGGGCGGCCGGCGCGCTGGCCGACTGA
- a CDS encoding carbohydrate ABC transporter permease gives MAETTTRAKLRWGLLDVIVVVFALIPVLWIVSLSLKTPATLTDGKFIPREWTLENYRTIFQTDQFVRALVNSIGIALIATFIAVVLGAMAAYAISRLDFPGKKLLVGVSLLIAMFPQVSLVSPLFEIERQLGIFDTWPGLILPYITFALPLAIYTLSAFFKQIPWDLEKAAKMDGATQGQAFRRVIAPLAAPGLFTTAILVFIFCWNDFLFAISLTSTERSRTVPVALSFFTGESQFEDPTGAICAAAVMITIPIILFVLFFQRRIVSGLTSGAVKG, from the coding sequence ATGGCCGAAACCACCACCCGCGCGAAGCTGCGCTGGGGCCTGCTGGACGTCATCGTGGTCGTCTTCGCGCTGATCCCGGTGCTGTGGATCGTCTCGCTGTCGCTGAAGACCCCGGCCACGCTCACCGACGGGAAGTTCATCCCCCGGGAGTGGACCCTGGAGAACTACCGGACGATCTTCCAGACCGACCAGTTCGTCCGGGCCCTGGTCAACTCGATCGGGATCGCCCTGATCGCCACGTTCATCGCGGTGGTTCTCGGCGCGATGGCCGCGTACGCGATCTCCCGGCTGGACTTCCCGGGCAAGAAGCTGCTGGTCGGGGTCTCCCTGCTGATCGCGATGTTCCCGCAGGTGTCCCTGGTGTCGCCGCTGTTCGAGATCGAGCGACAGCTCGGCATCTTCGACACCTGGCCGGGGCTGATCCTGCCGTACATCACGTTCGCGCTGCCGCTCGCGATCTACACGCTGTCGGCGTTCTTCAAGCAGATCCCGTGGGACCTGGAGAAGGCGGCGAAGATGGACGGCGCGACCCAGGGCCAGGCGTTCCGGCGGGTCATCGCCCCGCTGGCCGCGCCGGGGCTGTTCACCACGGCGATCCTGGTCTTCATCTTCTGCTGGAACGACTTCCTCTTCGCCATCTCGCTGACCTCCACCGAGCGGTCCCGCACGGTGCCGGTCGCGTTGTCGTTCTTCACCGGCGAGTCGCAGTTCGAGGACCCCACCGGGGCGATCTGCGCCGCCGCCGTGATGATCACCATTCCGATCATCCTCTTCGTCCTCTTCTTCCAGCGCCGCATCGTGTCCGGGCTGACCTCCGGCGCCGTCAAGGGATAG